From a region of the Coffea arabica cultivar ET-39 chromosome 3e, Coffea Arabica ET-39 HiFi, whole genome shotgun sequence genome:
- the LOC140038601 gene encoding serine/threonine-protein phosphatase 7 long form homolog has protein sequence MADTPIPAGLHLGPYVHDIISAGTAHRAHSIFHGHIEGNQLDVKWCDRGFWEHTPIPDRVCRYIVLVGFEGVLESGYQMIDHSLITSLVERWRSETHTFHLLVGEATVTLQDVEVLWGLHIDGPPVIGVDTYRSIQEWGAICEELIGFSPAVGYFDEQRLKLGCLARVLDTELPPDASDAECRQRASIYLLLILGGHLLSDKSGNKVPLLYLPLLRDLKTVGQYSWGSARLATLYRSLCDATHPAKSAIAGPLVLLQLWIWEHISTMRPDRIAPLEHYPGPYGARWNNDLDVHRVVRHVVPAFRDQLTGLRPEEFI, from the exons ATGGCCGACACTCCTATCCCTGCAGGCCTACATCTAGGACCATACGTGCACGACATTATATCGGCGGGAACTGCACACCGGGCACATTCCATTTTTCACGGACATATTGAGGGCAATCAGTTAGATGTCAAATGGTGTGACAGAGGATTTTGGGAGCATACGCCTATTCCTGATCGGGTTTGTCGTTATATTGTCTTGGTTGGATTTGAGGGGGTGCTAGAGAGTGGATATCAGATGATTGATCACTCTTTGATCACAAGTTTAGTGGAGAGATGGCGGTCCGAGACACATACATTCCATTTACTGGTTGGAGAGGCTACCGTGACATTACAGGATGTAGAGGTGTTGTGGGGGTTGCACATCGATGGTCCACCGGTTATAGGGGTAGACACATACCGCAGCATTCAGGAGTGGGGAGCCATTTGTGAGGAGCTCATTGGATTTTCTCCTGCAGTTGGATACTTTGATGAACAGAGGCTAAAATTGGGATGTTTAGCAAGAGTCTTGGATACAGAGTTGCCACCCGATGCTTCAGATGCCGAATGTAGGCAGCGTGCGAGCATCTACCTCTTACTGATATTAGGTGGACATTTATTGTCCGATAAGTCCGGCAACAAAGTCCCTTTGTTGTATCTTCCATTACTGCGGGACTTGAAAACTGTTGGACAATATAGTTGGGGTAGTGCGCGTTTGGCGACTCTCTATCGGTCACTTTGTGATGCCACGCATCCTGCCAAATCGGCTATTGCCGGTCCATTAGTTTTGCTACAG CTCTGGATTTGGGAACATATATCCACCATGCGTCCGGACCGAATCGCGCCGTTGGAGCATTACCCTGGTCCATATGGAGCTAG GTGGAATAATGACTTGGACGTACACAGGGTTGTTAGGCATGTTGTGCCCGCATTCCGAGATCAGTTGACAGGCCTGCGTCCTGAAGAG ttcATATGA
- the LOC113735370 gene encoding putative calcium-transporting ATPase 13, plasma membrane-type, with amino-acid sequence MPSIVHANLSCINLVMHLSKLDKSKRKWGSAFLTIYCSRAFKNVRSHGSFPSVRDNADENHSGLLDNLLPSPPDTVIYIIPQCLSELARRKNIEQLHQLGGVPGVALYLKSDVGSGIQGDDEEIARRRHNFGSNTIQKPTPKTLPIVLETFRDPIIIILLVCATLSVCFGITRHGLRGGSDGGSIFVAVILVIMVTASSKLWPRRQFFKLWKARDNFSVFVIRNGQQMRISVFEAVVGDIICLKTGDQVPADGLFIDGNPLQVDESCIAAGRESVEINESCNPFFLSGSKVINGSARMLVTAVGINTEWGKMLSSKRYDIEERTPLQRKLRQLTIQISIVGLMVASLVLVVLLVRYFVGNMRNEDGKSDFTTAGKTNIHKVCNDVIGILATPVAIAATAIPEGLLLAVMITIAYSTKRMASQKALVRNLSACEAVGSADVICTDERGSLTLNHLIVSEICFGNKLLNAGTSSIIPRNVRGLLCEGMLLRSTEASSGSPIELIESQVHSAIQAWSVQDVDVTVEQVRANCAVHSPEIFNYENTQSSIWIKRNTSDTIHVHHKGQPEIILARCSHYYDEAGSIKHMSIDEKKNLKQRFQEMKSKGLRCVAFAHKEVSEEHSAFIGCLGLKYPCRPEVQKAVMDCQKAGVSIKLVTRNDLPTARAIAIECGIINPTQDETTGELVDRQSLQSNAETEIKEKCGTIRVMARASTLDKLHMVQGLKQRGHVVAVTGHSIGEATVLREASAGLSLDIQGTSQAKENSDIIILDDNFVSVARVLRWGRGMYHKIQMYAQFQLSVSIACLVIDFVTAVSAKEPPTINIVAAISSGKVPYAAFQVLWVKLIVGALAALAITIEEPPEELRQLPPVNQKRPFITSIMWKNIVGQAVYPIIVLLTIQFKGQSTFNLDAKIKDTMIFNILVLWQLFVIFNTKRVEGNFFKGIRKRKMFWGVILAIILLQVLIVELLKELADTKQLSWKQWIICIGIAVLAWPIGWLVERIKYPFSSNL; translated from the coding sequence ATGCCTTCAATAGTTCATGCAAATTTGTCCTGCATTAACCTGGTTATGCACCTTAGTAAACTCGACAAAAGCAAAAGGAAATGGGGCTCTGCTTTTCTGACCATATATTGTTCAAGGGCCTTCAAAAATGTCCGGAGCCATGGCAGCTTCCCTTCTGTAAGGGATAATGCAGATGAAAACCACAGTGGGCTGTTGGACAATCTTCTGCCATCTCCACCTGATACAGTTATTTATATCATACCACAATGCCTATCTGAGCTTGCCCGCCGCAAAAACATCGAGCAGCTTCATCAGCTTGGAGGCGTTCCAGGAGTTGCCTTATATCTCAAATCTGATGTTGGAAGCGGTATCCAAGGTGATGATGAGGAAATTGCACGTAGGCGCCATAACTTTGGTTCAAACACTATCCAGAAGCCAACTCCAAAAACTTTACCCATTGTGCTTGAGACCTTCAGAGATCCCATCATTATTATCCTACTTGTCTGTGCAACACTTTCAGTCTGTTTTGGTATAACACGTCACGGGCTGAGAGGAGGGTCTGATGGGGGAAGCATATTTGTCGCTGTCATTCTTGTGATCATGGTGACTGCCTCGAGTAAACTCTGGCCAAGAAGACAATTCTTTAAGCTATGGAAAGCTCGTGACAACTTCTCCGTCTTTGTGATCAGAAATGGGCAACAGATGCGCATCTCAGTGTTTGAAGCCGTTGTTGGAGATATTATTTGTTTGAAGACTGGAGACCAAGTTCCTGCTGATGGCTTATTCATAGATGGGAACCCTTTACAGGTGGACGAGTCATGCATCGCAGCAGGGAGGGAATCAGTGGAAATCAATGAAAGCTGTAATCCATTCTTTCTCTCTGGCTCGAAGGTGATCAACGGTTCTGCTCGAATGCTTGTGACTGCAGTCGGCATCAACACTGAATGGGGGAAGATGCTGAGCTCAAAAAGATATGATATTGAGGAAAGAACTCCATTACAAAGGAAGCTACGTCAGCTGACCATACAAATATCTATAGTCGGTTTAATGGTTGCTTCCTTGGTGCTGGTAGTACTGCTTGTTCGTTACTTTGTCGGGAATATGCGGAATGAGGATGGAAAATCAGACTTCACCACTGCAGGGAAGACAAATATCCATAAAGTCTGCAATGATGTGATAGGGATCCTAGCCACCCCAGTTGCTATTGCTGCAACTGCCATCCCTGAAGGTCTGCTCCTAGCTGTCATGATAACCATTGCTTACTCAACCAAAAGGATGGCATCTCAAAAGGCACTAGTAAGAAATCTTTCAGCCTGTGAAGCAGTTGGTTCTGCAGATGTAATCTGCACAGATGAAAGAGGAAGTCTTACCTTGAATCATCTGATAGTAAGCGAAATTTGTTTCGGCAACAAGCTTCTCAATGCAGGAACTTCCTCAATCATCCCAAGAAATGTTCGTGGACTGCTCTGTGAAGGTATGCTTTTGAGAAGCACTGAAGCCTCATCAGGATCTCCCATTGAACTTATTGAGAGTCAAGTTCACAGCGCAATTCAGGCATGGAGTGTTCAAGATGTAGACGTCACTGTTGAACAAGTTCGAGCAAATTGTGCCGTTCACAGTCCAGAAATCTTCAATTATGAGAACACTCAAAGTAGCATATGGATCAAGAGGAATACCAGTGATACTATTCATGTGCACCACAAAGGCCAACCAGAAATCATATTGGCCAGGTGTTCACATTATTATGATGAAGCCGGGAGCATCAAACATATGTctattgatgaaaaaaaaaacttgaagcAAAGATTTCAGGAGATGAAGTCTAAGGGTCTCAGGTGCGTAGCATTTGCACATAAAGAAGTGTCAGAAGAACACTCAGCTTTCATAGGTTGCCTAGGCTTGAAATACCCATGTCGGCCAGAGGTACAAAAGGCTGTGATGGACTGCCAGAAAGCAGGAGTGAGCATCAAACTAGTCACAAGAAATGATCTTCCCACCGCTCGAGCCATAGCCATTGAATGTGGTATTATTAATCCAACTCAAGATGAGACAACAGGAGAATTAGTGGACCGTCAAAGCTTGCAAAGTAATGCAGAAACAGAGATAAAAGAGAAATGTGGCACAATCCGTGTGATGGCACGAGCTTCTACTTTGGATAAACTTCATATGGTCCAAGGCTTGAAACAGAGAGGCCATGTCGTTGCAGTTACTGGACATAGCATAGGGGAAGCAACAGTGCTAAGGGAAGCTAGTGCAGGTCTCTCTCTGGATATTCAAGGGACTAGCCAAGCAAAGGAGAACTCAGACATTATCATTTTGGATGATAATTTTGTTTCTGTAGCCAGAGTATTGAGGTGGGGTAGAGGCATGTATCACAAAATCCAGATGTACGCACAGTTCCAACTTTCTGTTAGCATTGCTTGTCTTGTGATAGACTTCGTAACAGCAGTTTCTGCTAAAGAACCTCCCACTATCAATATTGTTGCGGCCATTTCATCAGGTAAAGTCCCATATGCAGCATTTCAAGTACTATGGGTGAAGTTGATAGTTGGTGCATTGGCTGCACTGGCTATCACCATTGAGGAACCACCAGAAGAGCTCAGACAATTGCCACCAGTCAACCAGAAGCGGCCATTTATAACCAGCATCATGTGGAAGAATATAGTGGGACAAGCTGTCTATCCTATCATTGTTCTGCTGACCATACAGTTCAAAGGTCAATCAACCTTCAACCTGGATGCCAAAATAAAGGATACCATGATCTTCAACATCCTTGTTCTCTGGCAGCTCTTTGTCATATTCAACACGAAAAGAGTTGAAGGAAACTTCTTCAAAGGGATACGTAAAAGGAAAATGTTTTGGGGTGTAATCCTAGCGATAATTCTTCTTCAGGTATTGATTGTGGAACTGTTAAAGGAGTTAGCAGATACAAAGCAACTGTCTTGGAAGCAATGGATTATATGCATTGGAATTGCTGTCCTAGCTTGGCCAATTGGGTGGCTAGTCGAGAGGATAAAATAtccattttcttcaaatttataA